A stretch of Thermotoga sp. SG1 DNA encodes these proteins:
- a CDS encoding undecaprenyl-diphosphate phosphatase, whose translation MEALLGIVQGLTEFLPVSSSGHLALISYVFKMDLNAYQTAILHLGTLAAVVVFALEGIRRSLRSWRMILNLVISTIPAGVFGVLFESRVDEAFSSSAVLPLFFSFTALVLLFTRSFFGEKKMEEMTALDAAVVGLAQVLALFPGVSRSGITIATLLFLKYRKEDALQYSFLMSIPVVLGAGILGMEKGNISLTAPFFAFLSGILALYILSRSVRSGKMWQFAYYCLFVAIVSYFVG comes from the coding sequence ATGGAAGCGCTCCTTGGAATCGTTCAGGGACTGACCGAATTTTTACCAGTTTCGAGTTCGGGCCATTTGGCTCTCATCTCCTACGTTTTTAAGATGGATCTCAACGCCTATCAAACAGCGATACTACATCTTGGAACGCTCGCTGCCGTTGTTGTTTTTGCTCTTGAAGGTATAAGAAGGAGTTTGAGAAGCTGGAGGATGATTCTCAACCTTGTGATCTCCACGATACCGGCCGGTGTCTTCGGTGTTCTTTTCGAAAGTCGTGTTGACGAAGCATTTTCTTCCTCTGCTGTTCTTCCACTCTTCTTTTCTTTCACAGCGCTCGTACTTTTGTTCACCAGATCGTTCTTCGGTGAGAAGAAGATGGAAGAGATGACCGCGCTGGATGCCGCGGTGGTGGGTCTGGCACAGGTACTGGCTCTTTTCCCCGGTGTCTCAAGGAGTGGAATCACCATAGCGACGCTCCTTTTTTTGAAGTACAGAAAAGAGGATGCCCTCCAGTACTCTTTTTTGATGTCCATACCGGTTGTCCTGGGGGCGGGTATCCTGGGAATGGAGAAGGGAAACATCTCACTGACGGCACCTTTTTTTGCTTTCTTATCTGGAATTTTGGCACTCTACATACTCTCAAGAAGTGTCAGATCCGGTAAGATGTGGCAGTTCGCTTACTACTGTCTCTTCGTGGCGATCGTGAGTTATTTTGTGGGGTGA
- a CDS encoding MBL fold metallo-hydrolase, producing the protein MEILLTGGNVFVPERLNAHFSTVVYLEHDSRKILIDPGNLPSIDELEKRFSEIGVSPEDITDVFFTHLHLDHIFNSIFFENATFYVHESYATKNYRSFGPLLGRLYSQVIASWRRIVPLKGSEVLMDGKMKVFHTPWHAREHLSFLVHTENMGRVLVTGDVIPNRLKYYDIIKGYEEGHTKKFLSEVGDVDLLVFPHDAPLKLEVKR; encoded by the coding sequence ATGGAGATCCTTCTTACAGGTGGCAACGTCTTTGTTCCAGAGAGACTGAACGCTCATTTCTCCACAGTAGTCTACCTGGAACACGATAGCAGAAAGATCCTGATAGATCCGGGAAACCTTCCTTCGATAGATGAACTAGAAAAGAGGTTTTCAGAAATCGGTGTTTCACCCGAGGATATCACAGACGTTTTTTTCACTCATTTGCATCTGGATCACATCTTCAACTCCATCTTTTTCGAGAACGCGACCTTCTATGTACACGAAAGTTATGCAACAAAAAATTATCGATCCTTTGGCCCTCTCCTTGGGAGACTTTACTCTCAGGTGATAGCCTCCTGGAGGAGGATCGTTCCGCTGAAAGGGAGCGAGGTTCTCATGGACGGAAAGATGAAGGTTTTTCATACCCCTTGGCATGCCAGAGAGCATCTCTCTTTCCTTGTCCACACGGAAAACATGGGGAGGGTGCTTGTGACGGGAGATGTGATACCTAACAGGCTTAAGTACTATGATATAATCAAGGGGTACGAAGAAGGTCATACAAAGAAGTTCCTCTCCGAGGTGGGAGACGTTGATCTTCTGGTGTTTCCACACGATGCACCACTGAAACTGGAGGTGAAGAGATGA
- a CDS encoding glycogen synthase: MRVVFVSYEVFPFAKVGGLADVAGTLPKYLEKQGVEVFIVMPKHKLVEKNAEKFDYDLKKVASDISVSYVKTSEKFDIYESTLPGSNVKTYFVANEYYFSADDVYAGPDLGEQSIFFSAATLDLVKHLDLKPDAIHVNDWQTALIPVYLKTLYRDDPYFSKTATVFTIHNLGYQGVFDPRYLSFSGLPDYVFSIDGLEFYGQLNFLKGGIVFSDVINTVSPTYAEEIQTEEYGEKLDGVLRMRSKDLYGILNGIDYELYNPATDRRIYVNYDVNHLELKWENKVKLQEELKLPVKKETAVAGLISRLVPQKGLDLLIDIMDYLTLFDLQIVVLGTGDEYYENALRRFQEKYPDKVSVNIKFDVDLAQKIYAGSDIFLMPSKYEPCGLGQMFSMRYGTVPVVRYTGGLADTVKEYDPQTMEGTGFGFKPFDSSYFLKAISRALHFYYREKEQWKRIMTNAMNTDLSWDRSAKEYVELYKKALSKVGK; encoded by the coding sequence ATGAGAGTGGTTTTTGTTTCATACGAGGTGTTTCCGTTCGCAAAGGTGGGAGGTCTGGCAGACGTTGCCGGAACGCTCCCAAAGTACCTGGAAAAGCAGGGAGTAGAGGTTTTTATAGTGATGCCAAAGCACAAGTTGGTTGAAAAGAACGCGGAAAAATTCGACTACGATCTCAAAAAGGTGGCCAGTGATATTTCCGTCTCTTATGTGAAGACAAGCGAAAAATTCGATATATACGAATCCACACTTCCAGGAAGCAACGTGAAGACTTATTTCGTAGCGAACGAGTACTATTTTTCGGCCGACGATGTTTACGCTGGTCCTGATCTTGGAGAGCAGTCGATATTCTTCTCTGCCGCCACGCTGGATCTGGTGAAACACCTCGATCTCAAGCCCGATGCCATCCACGTGAACGACTGGCAGACGGCGCTCATCCCCGTTTACCTGAAGACCCTCTACAGGGACGATCCGTACTTCTCCAAAACCGCTACCGTTTTCACCATACACAACCTTGGTTATCAAGGTGTGTTCGATCCAAGGTACCTTTCTTTCTCCGGTCTTCCAGATTACGTATTTTCTATCGATGGTCTTGAGTTTTACGGTCAGCTGAACTTCCTGAAGGGTGGGATTGTATTCAGCGATGTGATAAACACGGTGAGCCCAACCTACGCTGAAGAGATTCAAACGGAAGAGTACGGTGAAAAACTGGATGGAGTTCTGAGGATGCGATCAAAAGATCTATATGGAATCCTGAACGGGATAGATTACGAACTCTACAATCCTGCGACGGACAGGCGAATCTACGTCAACTACGATGTGAACCATCTAGAACTCAAATGGGAAAACAAGGTGAAACTCCAGGAAGAACTGAAGCTTCCTGTGAAAAAAGAGACTGCCGTGGCGGGTCTCATCAGCAGGCTCGTTCCACAGAAAGGGCTCGATCTTCTGATCGACATCATGGACTATCTCACGCTCTTTGATCTTCAGATCGTTGTCCTGGGAACGGGTGATGAATATTACGAAAACGCTCTGAGAAGGTTTCAGGAAAAGTATCCAGATAAAGTTTCGGTGAACATAAAGTTCGATGTGGATCTGGCGCAGAAGATATACGCCGGCTCCGATATATTTCTCATGCCCAGCAAGTACGAACCGTGCGGTCTTGGTCAAATGTTCAGCATGAGGTACGGAACAGTTCCCGTTGTGAGATACACCGGTGGGCTTGCAGACACAGTGAAAGAATACGATCCTCAAACTATGGAAGGAACCGGATTTGGTTTCAAACCCTTTGATTCTTCATACTTTTTGAAAGCCATCTCTCGAGCGCTGCATTTTTACTACAGAGAGAAAGAACAATGGAAGAGGATCATGACGAACGCTATGAACACAGATCTTTCATGGGACAGATCAGCAAAGGAATACGTGGAGCTCTACAAAAAAGCCCTTTCCAAAGTTGGAAAGTGA
- the galT gene encoding galactose-1-phosphate uridylyltransferase — protein sequence MAEFRKDPIIKRWVIIASERAKRPNDFVRTKVEEVQEGFCPFDYGNEHTTPPEIFAFRPADTEPNTPGWWVRVVPNKFPAVDPNTTLRKYGRGMYDAAMGFGYHDVVVETPDHNSHLAVMEYKNVEEVIWAYKIRYEQLMKDERIRYILIFKNHGKDAGASLSHPHSQIIALPIMPKRVQEELEGSKEYFEYKERCPFCDIIDEEKKERERIVEENDHFIAIEPFASRFPFETWILPKRHMNSFHMISEEEVTSLSKILKNVLYRIYSALDNPPYNLLIHTAPTNLEGKDYYHWHIEIFPRLTKVAGFEWGTGFYINTVPPEDAAKYLREVTIE from the coding sequence ATGGCTGAGTTCAGAAAGGATCCCATAATAAAGAGATGGGTCATAATAGCCTCCGAGAGGGCAAAAAGACCCAACGATTTTGTGAGAACAAAGGTTGAAGAGGTTCAGGAAGGATTCTGCCCGTTTGACTATGGAAACGAACACACCACGCCTCCCGAGATCTTCGCCTTCAGACCAGCCGACACAGAACCGAACACGCCTGGATGGTGGGTTCGGGTCGTTCCTAACAAGTTTCCGGCAGTGGACCCAAACACTACCCTGAGAAAGTATGGAAGGGGCATGTACGACGCCGCTATGGGTTTTGGATACCACGACGTTGTTGTGGAAACACCCGATCACAACTCTCACCTGGCAGTTATGGAGTACAAGAACGTGGAGGAAGTGATCTGGGCCTACAAGATAAGATACGAACAACTCATGAAGGATGAAAGGATAAGATACATTCTGATCTTCAAAAACCACGGAAAAGATGCCGGAGCCTCTCTCAGCCATCCTCACAGTCAGATAATCGCCCTCCCCATCATGCCGAAGAGGGTTCAGGAAGAACTCGAAGGATCCAAAGAGTACTTCGAATACAAAGAAAGATGTCCCTTCTGTGACATCATTGATGAAGAGAAGAAGGAAAGAGAAAGGATCGTCGAAGAGAATGACCATTTCATAGCCATAGAACCGTTCGCCTCGAGATTCCCGTTTGAAACGTGGATCCTTCCCAAACGACACATGAACAGTTTCCACATGATATCGGAAGAGGAAGTAACCTCTCTTTCAAAGATCCTGAAGAACGTCCTGTATCGAATCTACTCGGCTTTAGACAATCCTCCGTACAATCTCCTCATACACACGGCTCCAACGAACTTGGAAGGAAAGGACTACTACCACTGGCACATCGAGATATTTCCAAGGCTGACGAAAGTGGCAGGCTTCGAGTGGGGAACGGGTTTCTACATAAACACCGTTCCACCGGAAGATGCCGCAAAATATCTAAGAGAAGTAACGATAGAGTAA
- a CDS encoding stage V sporulation protein S has translation MEVLKVSSNSNPNKVAGAIAGSLSKSDRVEIQAIGAGAVNQAVKALAVARRFLEESGKDLFVVPGFIEIKIGDDVRTGISFKVFLENSKNEG, from the coding sequence ATGGAAGTTTTGAAAGTCAGTTCAAACTCGAATCCGAACAAGGTGGCTGGTGCGATCGCTGGTTCTCTTTCCAAGAGCGACAGGGTTGAGATTCAGGCGATTGGTGCGGGGGCTGTGAACCAGGCAGTGAAGGCACTGGCAGTTGCCAGAAGGTTCCTGGAGGAGTCCGGTAAGGACCTCTTCGTCGTGCCGGGGTTTATCGAAATCAAGATAGGGGACGATGTGAGAACGGGTATATCTTTCAAGGTCTTTTTGGAGAACAGCAAGAATGAGGGATGA
- a CDS encoding FliA/WhiG family RNA polymerase sigma factor: MWDKERAIRSLLPVIKRIAEDLVQTLPPNVEVEDLIQEGILAALSAFERYDPSKASFTTFVIKRVKGAMYDYLRRIDWMPRNLRKNVKLVEKAIHESEEFPSDEELARKTGLELKEVIRAKNEMMRRQILMIDAFDEELALKAEGPDETAYREILKEEIKKAIEKLSEKEKLVLSLRFEKELSLKEIARVLGVSESRVSQIVSLALLKIKREVMSDDQAS; this comes from the coding sequence GTGTGGGACAAAGAAAGGGCAATAAGGAGTTTGCTTCCTGTTATAAAACGAATAGCCGAAGATCTGGTGCAGACCCTTCCACCGAACGTGGAGGTGGAAGACCTCATCCAGGAAGGAATCCTCGCGGCACTCTCTGCTTTTGAAAGGTACGATCCATCCAAAGCGAGCTTTACAACATTCGTGATAAAAAGAGTAAAGGGGGCAATGTACGACTACCTGAGAAGGATAGACTGGATGCCAAGGAATCTGAGAAAAAATGTGAAGCTTGTGGAAAAAGCAATTCACGAGAGTGAAGAGTTCCCCTCAGACGAGGAACTGGCTAGGAAAACCGGATTGGAACTGAAAGAAGTGATTCGCGCCAAAAACGAGATGATGAGAAGACAGATTCTCATGATAGACGCCTTCGATGAAGAACTGGCTTTGAAAGCAGAAGGACCAGATGAGACAGCGTACCGGGAGATCTTAAAAGAGGAAATAAAAAAGGCAATTGAGAAGTTGTCGGAGAAAGAAAAACTCGTTCTTTCACTGAGGTTCGAAAAAGAGCTTTCCTTGAAAGAAATAGCACGTGTTCTGGGTGTCTCCGAGTCCAGGGTTTCTCAGATTGTGAGCCTTGCCCTCCTGAAAATAAAAAGGGAAGTGATGAGCGATGATCAGGCCAGTTGA
- the cheD gene encoding chemoreceptor glutamine deamidase/glutamate methylesterase CheD codes for MKKVIGIGEYAVMKNPAVIVTLGLGSCVAVCVRDPVAAVGGMAHVMLPDSGGKTDKPGKYADTAIETLVKELEALGAKKGRMEAKIAGGASMFESKGMNIGQRNVEAVKRHLKEHGIKLVAEDTGGNRARSVEYNIATGKLLVRKVGGGGGERLEIKEI; via the coding sequence ATGAAAAAGGTAATAGGTATTGGAGAATACGCCGTTATGAAAAACCCAGCGGTGATCGTGACCTTGGGACTGGGATCGTGTGTTGCCGTGTGTGTGAGAGATCCCGTTGCAGCCGTTGGTGGTATGGCCCATGTAATGCTTCCAGACAGCGGTGGAAAGACTGACAAACCCGGAAAGTACGCAGACACGGCAATTGAAACGCTGGTGAAAGAACTCGAGGCACTTGGAGCAAAGAAAGGAAGAATGGAGGCAAAAATCGCCGGTGGAGCCAGTATGTTCGAATCCAAAGGAATGAACATAGGGCAGCGAAACGTAGAAGCGGTGAAAAGACACCTGAAAGAACACGGAATAAAACTTGTGGCAGAAGACACCGGTGGTAACAGGGCAAGAAGCGTTGAGTACAACATCGCCACCGGAAAACTTCTTGTGAGGAAGGTGGGTGGTGGTGGTGGTGAACGATTAGAAATAAAGGAAATCTAG
- the cheC gene encoding CheY-P phosphatase CheC translates to MNISERQKDLLKEIGNIGAGNAATAISYMVNKKVEISVPTVEIIPLSDVIFVAKDPEEIVVGVKMPVTGEIEGNVLLIMGTQVVKKILEILIGHAPENLLQLDEFAASALQEVGNIMCGTYVSALADFLGFKIDTLPPQLVVDMISAIFAEVSIEELGESVDDQVVFVETSLTVEEEEPLTSYLMLVPKPGYLKKIFERMGVQE, encoded by the coding sequence GTGAACATCTCCGAAAGACAAAAGGATCTTCTGAAAGAAATCGGAAACATAGGAGCAGGAAACGCTGCAACGGCGATATCTTACATGGTGAACAAGAAGGTGGAGATTTCTGTTCCAACGGTGGAGATAATTCCTCTCAGTGACGTGATCTTCGTGGCAAAAGATCCAGAAGAGATCGTTGTGGGTGTGAAAATGCCCGTGACAGGAGAGATAGAAGGTAATGTCCTTCTCATAATGGGAACGCAGGTGGTGAAAAAGATCCTGGAGATACTCATAGGACACGCACCTGAAAATTTACTACAGCTTGATGAGTTTGCTGCTTCGGCGCTTCAGGAAGTAGGAAACATCATGTGTGGTACCTACGTTTCGGCTCTTGCAGACTTTTTAGGATTCAAGATAGACACGCTTCCACCTCAGCTTGTGGTGGACATGATTTCTGCGATATTCGCAGAGGTTTCGATCGAGGAGCTGGGAGAGAGTGTCGATGATCAGGTGGTGTTCGTCGAAACGTCTCTTACCGTGGAGGAAGAAGAACCGCTGACCTCATATCTGATGCTGGTGCCGAAGCCAGGGTACCTGAAAAAGATCTTCGAAAGGATGGGTGTTCAGGAATGA
- a CDS encoding flagellar brake protein has protein sequence MQYYTELVKASDVIRPGQSVIVEVSSPEDLEGEYKSSVHDVDFERNLLVLSMPSFKGRLVPLPRGTRCTVKIVDSSAIYTFRTAVLESGRDEDGFPITKVLFPNRLRKVQRRRFKRIKIFLEGFYRVSSKDEPPKRFVTRDFSAGGMLMVVNDILTVGQIIYVTMDLDENLKLVDQPARIVREAGILEAGERMYGVEFLNVSPFLEKKLVTFVFRKEIEMRNKERGDIE, from the coding sequence ATGCAGTATTACACAGAACTTGTGAAAGCTTCCGATGTGATAAGACCCGGGCAGAGCGTCATTGTGGAAGTTTCCTCTCCGGAGGATCTTGAAGGTGAGTACAAAAGCAGCGTTCACGACGTTGATTTCGAAAGAAATCTTCTGGTACTCTCCATGCCGAGTTTCAAGGGAAGACTGGTTCCTCTTCCGCGAGGGACGCGATGTACGGTGAAGATCGTGGACAGTTCTGCGATATATACGTTCAGAACGGCTGTATTGGAAAGTGGAAGGGACGAAGATGGTTTTCCCATCACCAAGGTGTTGTTTCCAAACAGGTTGAGAAAGGTACAGAGAAGAAGATTCAAAAGGATAAAGATCTTTCTGGAAGGATTCTACAGGGTCTCCTCCAAGGATGAACCACCGAAGAGGTTTGTGACAAGAGATTTCAGCGCAGGTGGTATGCTGATGGTGGTGAACGACATCTTAACGGTTGGACAGATCATATACGTTACGATGGATCTGGATGAAAACTTGAAACTGGTGGATCAGCCTGCCCGGATCGTAAGAGAAGCAGGAATTCTTGAAGCGGGTGAGAGAATGTACGGAGTGGAATTTTTGAACGTCTCTCCATTCCTGGAAAAGAAACTGGTGACTTTCGTTTTCAGAAAGGAGATTGAAATGAGAAACAAGGAAAGGGGAGATATCGAGTGA
- a CDS encoding MinD/ParA family protein produces MPDQAEHLRKSEPKIVSVLSGKGGVGKSVIAVNLALALKETGANVLLLDADVGFGSVEILLGFMAPKTLKDFFKSDMKIEDIVFSTKYGVDVLSFGIDMEDLLLFNLSDRRRFFDCFSRLLKKYDYLIVDFPPGYNENLDSFYLQSDFLILVTTPEPTSIINTYTLMKILSVKGVSPEEVFLVMNMAKNMREGRIAVDRLKRVIERFVGFTIKHSFVVKEDPVVHKSVVSQEPFVQHHRRSQPSFAIYGLREKILREPIRKENFLTKIRQMLGIG; encoded by the coding sequence GTGCCGGATCAGGCGGAACATCTCAGAAAGAGTGAACCGAAGATAGTGAGTGTTCTCAGCGGAAAAGGTGGTGTGGGGAAATCCGTAATAGCGGTCAACCTCGCTCTGGCTCTGAAAGAAACAGGAGCAAATGTGCTTTTGTTGGACGCAGATGTGGGGTTTGGAAGTGTCGAGATCCTTCTTGGTTTCATGGCGCCCAAGACACTGAAAGATTTTTTCAAATCCGATATGAAGATCGAGGATATCGTTTTCAGCACAAAATACGGTGTGGATGTTCTCAGTTTTGGAATTGATATGGAGGATCTTCTCCTTTTCAATCTGAGCGATCGAAGGCGTTTCTTCGATTGCTTTTCCAGACTTCTCAAAAAATACGATTATCTGATAGTAGATTTTCCCCCGGGGTACAACGAAAACCTGGACAGTTTCTACCTTCAGTCTGACTTCCTCATCCTCGTGACAACGCCGGAGCCGACTTCCATCATAAACACCTACACACTGATGAAAATTCTGTCCGTCAAGGGAGTCTCTCCAGAAGAAGTTTTCCTCGTCATGAACATGGCAAAGAACATGAGAGAGGGAAGAATCGCTGTGGACAGACTGAAGAGGGTGATCGAGAGATTCGTTGGTTTCACGATAAAACATTCCTTTGTGGTGAAAGAAGATCCCGTGGTTCACAAGAGTGTGGTTTCACAGGAGCCGTTCGTTCAGCATCACCGAAGATCTCAACCGTCTTTTGCGATATATGGTCTCAGAGAAAAGATCCTGAGAGAGCCCATTCGAAAAGAGAACTTCTTGACCAAAATAAGACAGATGCTTGGGATAGGGTGA
- the flhF gene encoding flagellar biosynthesis protein FlhF translates to MKIKKYLAESIREAMMMIKRELGENAVILSSRRIKKGGFFGIGGKTYFEITAAVEEKEEEKKVENASTYRLQEILIKNRRSLDDNIKDEFDEIKRTISEIKQILVKEKSQTLPEGLSKISYGMEKQEIIPEIRHKIVEFLKMKYGDLDPDSKETFKVLSEQFSNIIRTRIPEFENVRVLFVGTTGVGKTTTLAKLAARFKIEEKKRVAILTLDTYRIAAAEQLKTYAEIMDIPMRIAYTPKEAEYEMMALKDYDVLLVDTAGRSHQNDLQMSEVKALAEAVKPNITFLVVAMNYKLDDMKKILERFSVVRPTHLILTKMDETSVYGTFVNISEITDIPIAFVTNGQRVPDDIFEANSVELARIVTSEVLSCAGSGGTSQKE, encoded by the coding sequence GTGAAAATAAAGAAATACCTTGCTGAGAGTATCAGAGAAGCGATGATGATGATAAAAAGGGAACTTGGAGAGAACGCCGTTATCTTGAGTTCTCGTAGGATAAAAAAAGGTGGATTCTTCGGAATAGGAGGAAAGACGTACTTCGAGATAACCGCCGCCGTGGAAGAAAAAGAAGAGGAAAAGAAGGTAGAAAACGCTTCCACTTACAGACTACAGGAGATCCTGATAAAGAACAGGCGAAGTTTGGACGATAATATTAAGGACGAGTTCGACGAGATAAAGAGGACCATAAGCGAAATCAAACAGATCCTTGTGAAAGAGAAGAGCCAGACCCTTCCAGAAGGGCTGTCGAAGATCTCCTACGGTATGGAAAAACAGGAGATAATACCGGAAATCAGACACAAAATAGTGGAGTTTTTGAAGATGAAATACGGTGATCTGGATCCCGACTCGAAGGAAACCTTCAAAGTTCTCTCTGAGCAGTTTTCCAACATCATAAGAACGAGAATACCGGAATTTGAGAATGTAAGGGTTCTCTTCGTTGGAACAACTGGGGTTGGAAAGACAACGACACTTGCAAAGCTCGCCGCAAGGTTCAAGATAGAAGAGAAAAAGCGTGTGGCGATACTCACACTGGATACCTACAGAATAGCCGCAGCCGAGCAGCTGAAGACGTACGCGGAGATAATGGATATTCCAATGAGGATAGCGTACACACCGAAGGAAGCAGAATACGAAATGATGGCACTGAAAGATTACGACGTTCTTCTCGTCGACACCGCTGGAAGGAGTCATCAGAACGATCTTCAAATGAGCGAAGTCAAAGCCCTGGCAGAGGCTGTGAAGCCGAACATCACGTTTCTGGTCGTCGCCATGAACTACAAACTGGACGACATGAAGAAAATTCTGGAGAGATTCTCTGTGGTGAGACCCACGCATCTGATTCTCACGAAGATGGACGAAACGTCCGTTTATGGCACTTTTGTGAACATCTCAGAAATCACAGACATTCCAATCGCCTTTGTAACAAACGGTCAGAGAGTGCCGGACGATATCTTCGAAGCAAATTCCGTGGAACTTGCAAGGATCGTGACCAGTGAGGTGTTAAGCTGTGCCGGATCAGGCGGAACATCTCAGAAAGAGTGA
- the flhA gene encoding flagellar biosynthesis protein FlhA, translating to MKNVDIVVSLMIVAIVLLMVLPIPDRMLDFFQILNITLSMIILFSTMYIRSALELSSFPTLLLVVTLFRLGLNVASTRLILLEGPQFQGRVIRTFGDFVVRGDYVVGLIVFLILVIIQFVVITRGAERIAEVAARFTLDAMPGKQMSVDADLNSGLITEEEARKRREEIRREADFYGAMDGASKFVRGDAIASIIIVFINIVGGLLIGVLRHGMSLGEAAQEYVILTVGDGLSAQIPALLVSTATGIIVSRAASKENLGKDLVSELSRETKVIILTGGVLIFLGLFTPIPFFSALLGGALILLAVYASRAVPQEELAGPSPAERPSGPVLSTPEEVAEVIQSDTVEVEIGYGLIPLADPSQGGDLLDRITSIRKQLAFELGLVVSPIRVRDSVLLKPNEYSIKIRGSEVARYELIPNRLLAINPGIAEEKIPGIPTREPAFNLEAYWIEEWRKEEAQQKGYTVVDPPTVFATHLSEVLRRHADELLGVKEFELLVEGLKEKFPKLVEDLIPDVMKPAEVKKVLQRLLKEGVSIRNLPTIFETLLESAEKSKDIDFLVESVRKALKRQIASQVRSDDGKIHAVVFERELEQKLTESIRDVGEERELLLNPEVSRELMNRISAALSDLMKKGYQPVVVCSSSIRPYLSRYIARSVPGVFVISYDEIPDDYTLQIEGVVKL from the coding sequence TTGAAAAACGTCGATATCGTGGTTTCTCTGATGATAGTGGCCATCGTGCTTTTGATGGTACTTCCAATTCCAGATAGAATGCTGGATTTCTTTCAGATTCTCAATATAACCCTTTCGATGATAATCCTTTTTTCCACGATGTACATAAGAAGCGCACTGGAACTTTCTTCTTTCCCGACATTGCTTCTTGTAGTGACACTCTTCAGATTGGGCCTCAACGTGGCTTCAACGAGGCTCATCCTTCTGGAAGGCCCCCAGTTTCAGGGAAGAGTCATAAGGACCTTCGGGGATTTCGTGGTCAGAGGAGATTACGTTGTGGGATTGATAGTGTTTTTGATACTGGTCATCATCCAGTTTGTGGTCATCACAAGGGGTGCCGAGAGGATAGCAGAAGTGGCGGCGAGGTTCACCCTCGATGCCATGCCAGGAAAGCAAATGAGCGTGGACGCTGATCTGAACAGTGGCCTGATCACGGAAGAGGAGGCGAGGAAAAGAAGAGAGGAGATAAGAAGAGAAGCGGATTTCTACGGTGCTATGGATGGTGCCAGTAAGTTCGTGAGAGGGGATGCCATAGCGAGTATCATAATCGTTTTCATCAACATAGTTGGTGGGCTTCTCATCGGTGTTTTGAGGCACGGTATGAGTCTTGGGGAAGCGGCACAGGAATACGTGATCCTCACAGTGGGAGACGGACTCTCTGCCCAGATACCCGCTTTGCTGGTTTCAACAGCAACCGGTATCATAGTGTCCAGGGCGGCATCGAAGGAGAACCTCGGGAAAGATCTGGTGTCGGAGCTTTCCCGCGAAACGAAGGTCATCATTCTCACGGGCGGTGTTTTGATCTTTCTGGGACTTTTCACTCCCATTCCGTTTTTCAGTGCCCTTCTGGGAGGGGCTTTGATCCTGCTAGCAGTCTATGCCTCAAGGGCCGTTCCTCAGGAGGAACTCGCAGGGCCATCACCCGCGGAAAGACCGAGTGGTCCTGTACTGTCAACCCCCGAAGAGGTGGCTGAGGTGATACAGAGCGACACCGTTGAGGTAGAGATCGGATACGGTCTGATTCCCCTCGCCGATCCATCCCAGGGTGGTGACCTCCTCGACAGGATCACATCCATAAGAAAACAGCTTGCCTTCGAATTAGGTCTTGTGGTATCTCCCATCCGGGTGAGAGACAGTGTCCTTCTGAAACCAAACGAATACTCCATAAAGATAAGAGGAAGTGAAGTTGCCCGTTATGAGCTGATACCAAACAGGCTCCTCGCTATAAATCCTGGGATCGCTGAGGAGAAAATACCCGGCATACCAACCAGGGAACCCGCCTTCAACCTTGAGGCGTACTGGATAGAAGAGTGGAGAAAAGAAGAAGCCCAGCAGAAGGGTTACACCGTGGTGGATCCTCCCACCGTCTTCGCCACACACCTCTCTGAAGTACTGAGAAGACACGCCGATGAACTGCTTGGGGTCAAAGAGTTCGAACTCCTTGTTGAAGGTCTGAAAGAGAAGTTCCCGAAACTGGTTGAAGATCTCATACCGGACGTTATGAAACCAGCCGAGGTGAAAAAAGTCCTGCAGAGACTCCTGAAAGAAGGTGTTTCCATTCGGAACCTTCCGACCATTTTCGAAACGCTTCTGGAAAGCGCAGAAAAGAGCAAAGACATAGATTTCCTGGTGGAAAGTGTGAGAAAGGCCCTGAAAAGGCAAATCGCCTCTCAGGTGCGCTCCGATGACGGTAAAATACACGCGGTAGTCTTCGAAAGGGAACTGGAACAGAAACTCACCGAATCGATAAGGGATGTGGGGGAAGAAAGGGAACTTCTTCTGAATCCAGAGGTGTCACGAGAACTCATGAACAGGATATCTGCCGCCCTGAGTGATCTGATGAAAAAAGGATATCAACCGGTTGTGGTCTGTTCTTCCAGCATCAGACCGTACCTTTCCAGGTACATAGCAAGGAGTGTTCCTGGTGTTTTCGTGATCTCCTACGATGAAATACCAGACGATTACACCCTCCAGATTGAAGGTGTGGTGAAACTGTGA